Proteins found in one Populus alba chromosome 14, ASM523922v2, whole genome shotgun sequence genomic segment:
- the LOC118059300 gene encoding uncharacterized protein isoform X2, translating into MSKTLESPRNHQTLKIIKSAITSRLLLLSLILLWRTLIDPYDTSSPLDPDCLSTDHQQQERHVIQFPRIGSAIEDSIVWDSVYFVRIAQCGYEYEQTYAFLPLLPACVVLLSRTVLVPLVSVIGHRAVLALAGYLVNNVAFVLAAVYFYRYTESLYALLSLGGLYHLISGASNVAVLWFALSGCARSNGVLNAGYLCFQTMHQAYDAVFLQKRAHLAVKVLIVGALRCICIFIPFIAFQAYGYYNICHGHSLDETRPWCKAKIPLLYSYIQSHYWGVGFLRYFQLKQLPNFLVASPILSLAVCSVLHYVRSQPEIFFSLGFRASNGEKRPTASPLSLDRVPESNSSHLKEKSSAKMQDKYTVRQRKQRIKGDNYVLLDEYDSLEKPRYLSTFIVPCTLHLLFMAATAFFVMHVQVSTRFLSASPPLYWFASRLLTSPGTGKRWGYMIWTYSTAYILLGSLLFSNFYPFT; encoded by the exons ATGTCAAAAACCCTAGAATCTCCACGAAATCACCAAACCctaaaaatcatcaaatcaGCAATCACTTCAAGACTTCTCCTTTTATCACTAATCCTCCTCTGGCGCACCCTCATTGATCCATACGACACGTCGTCCCCTCTGGACCCCGATTGCCTCTCCACAGACCATCAACAACAAGAACGACATGTCATTCAATTTCCTCGAATTGGGTCTGCAATAGAGGACAGTATTGTATGGGATAGTGTCTATTTTGTCAGAATTGCTCAATGTGGATATGAATATGAGCAAACGTATGCGTTTTTGCCTTTGCTTCCTGCTTGCGTTGTCCTTTTGTCACGTACAG TTTTAGTGCCGCTGGTTTCAGTTATTGGGCACAGGGCTGTGCTTGCATTGGCGGGTTATTTGGTTAATAATGTTGCATTTGTGCTCGCGGCAGTTTATTTTTACAG ATACACTGAGAGTTTGTATGCCTTATTATCTCTGGGAGGGTTGTACCACTTAATATCTGGTGCAAGTAATGTAGCTGTTCTTTGGTTTGCTCTCTCTGGCTGTGCAAGGTCAAATGGAGTGCTTAATGCTGGCTACCTCTGTTTTCAGACCATGCATCAAGCTTATGATGCTGTATTCCTACAAAAACGTGCTCAT TTGGCAGTGAAGGTTCTCATTGTTGGAGCACTGCGTTGCATATGTATTTTCATTCCCTTTATTGCGTTTCAAGCATATGGCTACTACAATATCTGTCATGGGCATTCCTTGGATGAAACGAGGCCTTGGTGCAAAGCCAAAATACCTTTGCTGTACAGTTATATCCAAAGTCACTATTG GGGAGTAGGTTTCTTGAGATATTTTCAGTTGAAGCAGTTGCCAAACTTTCTAGTTGCATCTCCAATATTATCTCTGGCAGTTTGCTCCGTTCTCCATTACGTGAGGTCACAACCTGAGATATTTTTCTCACTGGGTTTTCGAGCTTCTAATGGAGAGAAAAGGCCTACAGCTTCACCGTTGTCTCTGGATAGAGTTCCAGAATCAAACAGCTCTCATTTGAAGGAGAAATCCTCTGCTAAAATGCAAG ATAAATACACTGTTAGGCAGAGGAAGCAGAGGATCAAAGGGGATAATTATGTACTCCTGGATGAATATGATTCATTAGAGAAGCCCAGATACTTGTCTACCTTTATTGTCCCATGCACTCTGCACCTGTTGTTCATGGCAGCCACAGCATTTTTTGTCATGCATGTACAG GTTTCCACTCGTTTCTTGTCAGCCAGTCCTCCTCTCTATTGGTTTGCATCACGCTTACTGACATCTCCTGGTACTGGTAAGAGATGGGGATACATGATCTGGACATATTCTACAGCCTACATCCTTCTTGGCAGTTTGCTCTTTTCAAACTTCTACCCTTTCACTTGA
- the LOC118059298 gene encoding uncharacterized protein isoform X2, whose translation MSATSASSSASTSSGPKVSLFAAKSGFVIPKNKLSGSLVPIFKGGKKPGSNDAVNGESTNHVQRKTKWGPDLTQDADVRRGRALAYQTRVDQIVQQLKSEISEPGGDRDSHEPNELEDLKSLSPLIHNKNSELLELEKQEAIGEILKLNPTYKVKEYPGYNFVGLIFGHGSETQKRLEKETGAKIIVHGTTAHTGEKVEISSSDGTETQVVYEELSVLVTADTFEKVDAAVVLIELLLASVSGNLADNANVSQNQEASTPFMVSTLVNQGVFPPVTPQQGQFQYQNSWFPAATPQALVHQPSGLITPQTSSAPILNNPVHVQSSSFNSPTMLSLFGPRPVQAFSNPYQPRNFPMPAPHPQFTGSLPQPIGSSVARPLLLQPLSSGPTGPPPDRPLGPSGFSSGWPGAPSSVPASLGLGNMGQTTPPMVPPPGPRHAVPQLGFPSPAAPPNAASMNRPATAPTFTSVPRPQVGPSSAPTPIQSSLGTPLPNSSISPVFGSAPISSPMMPASQATRQTGVVGAFPVTTSNFPPIRSPTIKNAKVQHSGTGDFTFRPHHQQNPAPQIVPSFSSHHATQNAPLPRPMMQTLTPQAPPFHMDVPNSTTQPGRHLFPRPQVGSQLGQVPFVGNPTGHSHHPRLPAFSNASPVGPPVMQMGSRNFSSTPHQPNLTGPLPPRPGIPMQLQQNYPTPIAPRGHSIALNQQPFISLASARPPSFQGGQQVYDPFSPTSVSAASQQQVGNLGKGRKPENDPEYEDLMASVGVK comes from the exons ATGAGTGCAACAAGTGCTTCATCCAGTGCATCGACATCTAGCGGTCCAAAGGTGTCTTTATTTGCTGCCAAGTCAGGGTTTGTTATCCCAAAAAACAAACTTTCAGGTTCATTGGTTCCTATCTTCAAAGGAGGTAAAAAACCAGGTAGTAATGATGCTGTGAATGGAGAAAGTACCAATCATGTCCAGAGGAAAACGAAATGGGGTCCTGATTTAACACAAGATGCTGATGTTAGAAGGGGGAGAGCCTTGGCTTACCAG ACTCGAGTGGATCAAATTGTGCAACAGCTGAAATCAGAAATTTCAGAACCTGGGGGAGATAGAGACTCACATGAACCCAATGAGCTTGAAGATCTCAAATCTTTAAGTCCACTAATCCACAATAAG AACTCTGAACTTTTGGAACTTGAAAAACAGGAAGCTATAG GTGAGATACTTAAGTTGAATCCAACCTACAAG GTCAAGGAATATCCTGGATATAATTTTGTTGGTCTAATATTTGGGCATGGAAGCGAGACTCAGAAGCGATTAGAAAAG GAAACTGGAGCCAAAATAATAGTACATGGTACCACAGCACATACAGGAGAGAAG GTCGAAATTTCTTCATCTGATGGCACTGAAACCCAGGTTGTGTATGAAGAGTTGAGTGTTCTTGTAACAGCGGACACATTTGAGAAAGTTGACGCAGCTGTTGTCCTGATTGAATTGCTACTCGCCTCAGTATCA GGAAATTTAGCAGATAATGCAAATGTTAGCCAAAACCAGGAGGCCTCTACTCCTTTCATGGTCTCTACCCTTGTAAACCAGGGAGTTTTTCCACCTGTAACTCCTCAACAAGGTCAGTTCCAATATCAAAATTCATGGTTCCCTGCTGCCACACCTCAAGCTCTTGTACACCAGCCTTCAGGCTTAATTACCCCTCAGACTTCTTCAGCACCAATTTTAAACAATCCTGTACATGTACagtcatcatctttcaattctCCAACCATGCTTTCTTTATTTGGGCCTCGGCCAGTGCAGGCCTTTTCAAATCCATATCAACCTAGAAACTTTCCCATGCCAGCTCCACACCCTCAATTTACTGGTAGCCTGCCCCAACCAATAGGGTCGTCTGTTGCAAGGCCATTATTACTTCAACCCCTGTCAAGCGGTCCAACAGGACCACCACCTGACCGGCCATTAGGTCCTTCGGGTTTCTCTTCTGGGTGGCCTGGAGCTCCTTCAAGTGTTCCAGCATCTTTAGGTTTAGGCAACATGGGACAAACAACTCCTCCTATGGTTCCTCCACCTGGTCCTAGGCATGCTGTACCACAGCTAGGTTTTCCATCCCCTGCAGCACCTCCAAATGCAGCTTCTATGAACCGTCCTGCTACAGCCCCAACTTTTACTTCTGTTCCACGACCTCAAGTGGGACCTTCCTCTGCTCCTACCCCAATCCAATCTTCACTTGGTACGCCATTGCCTAATTCATCAATAAGTCCGGTATTTGGTTCTGCACCAATTTCATCACCAATGATGCCTGCATCACAGGCAACTCGGCAGACAGGAGTTGTAGGTGCTTTTCCTGTAACTACCTCAAATTTTCCTCCCATAAGATCACCcacaataaaaaatgcaaaGGTGCAGCATTCAGGTACTGGTGATTTTACTTTTCGACCTCATCACCAGCAGAATCCAGCTCCTCAAATTGTTCCCAGCTTTAGCAGTCATCACGCTACTCAGAATGCCCCCCTTCCTAGACCCATGATGCAAACACTAACACCTCAAGCACCACCTTTCCACATGGATGTCCCTAACTCAACCACTCAACCTGGCAGGCATCTGTTTCCTAGGCCACAGGTTGGCAGCCAATTGGGTCAAGTTCCCTTTGTTGGAAATCCCACCGGTCACTCACATCACCCCAGACTTCCAGCATTTTCAAATGCAAGTCCAGTGGGACCACCGGTCATGCAGATGGGATCCCGGAACTTTAGTTCAACACCCCACCAACCCAATTTAACAGGTCCTTTACCTCCCAGACCAGGAATCCCCATGCAACTTCAGCAAAATTATCCAACTCCAATAGCTCCTCGAGGACACTCAATTGCTCTGAATCAGCAGCCTTTCATCTCCTTGGCATCTGCTAGACCACCTTCATTCCAGGGAGGGCAGCAGGTTTATGATCCATTTTCTCCCACTTCTGTTTCAGCTGCATCCCAACAGCAAGTAGGTAATCTAGGAAAGGGGAGAAAGCCAGAGAACGATCCCGAGTATGAAGATTTGATGGCCTCGGTTGGAGTAAAATAA
- the LOC118059298 gene encoding uncharacterized protein isoform X1, with protein sequence MSATSASSSASTSSGPKVSLFAAKSGFVIPKNKLSGSLVPIFKGGKKPGSNDAVNGESTNHVQRKTKWGPDLTQDADVRRGRALAYQTRVDQIVQQLKSEISEPGGDRDSHEPNELEDLKSLSPLIHNKNSELLELEKQEAIGEILKLNPTYKVPPDYKPLLKETTVPIPVKEYPGYNFVGLIFGHGSETQKRLEKETGAKIIVHGTTAHTGEKVEISSSDGTETQVVYEELSVLVTADTFEKVDAAVVLIELLLASVSGNLADNANVSQNQEASTPFMVSTLVNQGVFPPVTPQQGQFQYQNSWFPAATPQALVHQPSGLITPQTSSAPILNNPVHVQSSSFNSPTMLSLFGPRPVQAFSNPYQPRNFPMPAPHPQFTGSLPQPIGSSVARPLLLQPLSSGPTGPPPDRPLGPSGFSSGWPGAPSSVPASLGLGNMGQTTPPMVPPPGPRHAVPQLGFPSPAAPPNAASMNRPATAPTFTSVPRPQVGPSSAPTPIQSSLGTPLPNSSISPVFGSAPISSPMMPASQATRQTGVVGAFPVTTSNFPPIRSPTIKNAKVQHSGTGDFTFRPHHQQNPAPQIVPSFSSHHATQNAPLPRPMMQTLTPQAPPFHMDVPNSTTQPGRHLFPRPQVGSQLGQVPFVGNPTGHSHHPRLPAFSNASPVGPPVMQMGSRNFSSTPHQPNLTGPLPPRPGIPMQLQQNYPTPIAPRGHSIALNQQPFISLASARPPSFQGGQQVYDPFSPTSVSAASQQQVGNLGKGRKPENDPEYEDLMASVGVK encoded by the exons ATGAGTGCAACAAGTGCTTCATCCAGTGCATCGACATCTAGCGGTCCAAAGGTGTCTTTATTTGCTGCCAAGTCAGGGTTTGTTATCCCAAAAAACAAACTTTCAGGTTCATTGGTTCCTATCTTCAAAGGAGGTAAAAAACCAGGTAGTAATGATGCTGTGAATGGAGAAAGTACCAATCATGTCCAGAGGAAAACGAAATGGGGTCCTGATTTAACACAAGATGCTGATGTTAGAAGGGGGAGAGCCTTGGCTTACCAG ACTCGAGTGGATCAAATTGTGCAACAGCTGAAATCAGAAATTTCAGAACCTGGGGGAGATAGAGACTCACATGAACCCAATGAGCTTGAAGATCTCAAATCTTTAAGTCCACTAATCCACAATAAG AACTCTGAACTTTTGGAACTTGAAAAACAGGAAGCTATAG GTGAGATACTTAAGTTGAATCCAACCTACAAGGTACCACCTGACTATAAGCCTTTGCTAAAAGAGACCACAGTTCCTATCCCT GTCAAGGAATATCCTGGATATAATTTTGTTGGTCTAATATTTGGGCATGGAAGCGAGACTCAGAAGCGATTAGAAAAG GAAACTGGAGCCAAAATAATAGTACATGGTACCACAGCACATACAGGAGAGAAG GTCGAAATTTCTTCATCTGATGGCACTGAAACCCAGGTTGTGTATGAAGAGTTGAGTGTTCTTGTAACAGCGGACACATTTGAGAAAGTTGACGCAGCTGTTGTCCTGATTGAATTGCTACTCGCCTCAGTATCA GGAAATTTAGCAGATAATGCAAATGTTAGCCAAAACCAGGAGGCCTCTACTCCTTTCATGGTCTCTACCCTTGTAAACCAGGGAGTTTTTCCACCTGTAACTCCTCAACAAGGTCAGTTCCAATATCAAAATTCATGGTTCCCTGCTGCCACACCTCAAGCTCTTGTACACCAGCCTTCAGGCTTAATTACCCCTCAGACTTCTTCAGCACCAATTTTAAACAATCCTGTACATGTACagtcatcatctttcaattctCCAACCATGCTTTCTTTATTTGGGCCTCGGCCAGTGCAGGCCTTTTCAAATCCATATCAACCTAGAAACTTTCCCATGCCAGCTCCACACCCTCAATTTACTGGTAGCCTGCCCCAACCAATAGGGTCGTCTGTTGCAAGGCCATTATTACTTCAACCCCTGTCAAGCGGTCCAACAGGACCACCACCTGACCGGCCATTAGGTCCTTCGGGTTTCTCTTCTGGGTGGCCTGGAGCTCCTTCAAGTGTTCCAGCATCTTTAGGTTTAGGCAACATGGGACAAACAACTCCTCCTATGGTTCCTCCACCTGGTCCTAGGCATGCTGTACCACAGCTAGGTTTTCCATCCCCTGCAGCACCTCCAAATGCAGCTTCTATGAACCGTCCTGCTACAGCCCCAACTTTTACTTCTGTTCCACGACCTCAAGTGGGACCTTCCTCTGCTCCTACCCCAATCCAATCTTCACTTGGTACGCCATTGCCTAATTCATCAATAAGTCCGGTATTTGGTTCTGCACCAATTTCATCACCAATGATGCCTGCATCACAGGCAACTCGGCAGACAGGAGTTGTAGGTGCTTTTCCTGTAACTACCTCAAATTTTCCTCCCATAAGATCACCcacaataaaaaatgcaaaGGTGCAGCATTCAGGTACTGGTGATTTTACTTTTCGACCTCATCACCAGCAGAATCCAGCTCCTCAAATTGTTCCCAGCTTTAGCAGTCATCACGCTACTCAGAATGCCCCCCTTCCTAGACCCATGATGCAAACACTAACACCTCAAGCACCACCTTTCCACATGGATGTCCCTAACTCAACCACTCAACCTGGCAGGCATCTGTTTCCTAGGCCACAGGTTGGCAGCCAATTGGGTCAAGTTCCCTTTGTTGGAAATCCCACCGGTCACTCACATCACCCCAGACTTCCAGCATTTTCAAATGCAAGTCCAGTGGGACCACCGGTCATGCAGATGGGATCCCGGAACTTTAGTTCAACACCCCACCAACCCAATTTAACAGGTCCTTTACCTCCCAGACCAGGAATCCCCATGCAACTTCAGCAAAATTATCCAACTCCAATAGCTCCTCGAGGACACTCAATTGCTCTGAATCAGCAGCCTTTCATCTCCTTGGCATCTGCTAGACCACCTTCATTCCAGGGAGGGCAGCAGGTTTATGATCCATTTTCTCCCACTTCTGTTTCAGCTGCATCCCAACAGCAAGTAGGTAATCTAGGAAAGGGGAGAAAGCCAGAGAACGATCCCGAGTATGAAGATTTGATGGCCTCGGTTGGAGTAAAATAA
- the LOC118059300 gene encoding uncharacterized protein isoform X1, which translates to MSKTLESPRNHQTLKIIKSAITSRLLLLSLILLWRTLIDPYDTSSPLDPDCLSTDHQQQERHVIQFPRIGSAIEDSIVWDSVYFVRIAQCGYEYEQTYAFLPLLPACVVLLSRTVLVPLVSVIGHRAVLALAGYLVNNVAFVLAAVYFYRVSVIILKDPEAAFQASILFCFNPASIFYSSIYTESLYALLSLGGLYHLISGASNVAVLWFALSGCARSNGVLNAGYLCFQTMHQAYDAVFLQKRAHLAVKVLIVGALRCICIFIPFIAFQAYGYYNICHGHSLDETRPWCKAKIPLLYSYIQSHYWGVGFLRYFQLKQLPNFLVASPILSLAVCSVLHYVRSQPEIFFSLGFRASNGEKRPTASPLSLDRVPESNSSHLKEKSSAKMQDKYTVRQRKQRIKGDNYVLLDEYDSLEKPRYLSTFIVPCTLHLLFMAATAFFVMHVQVSTRFLSASPPLYWFASRLLTSPGTGKRWGYMIWTYSTAYILLGSLLFSNFYPFT; encoded by the exons ATGTCAAAAACCCTAGAATCTCCACGAAATCACCAAACCctaaaaatcatcaaatcaGCAATCACTTCAAGACTTCTCCTTTTATCACTAATCCTCCTCTGGCGCACCCTCATTGATCCATACGACACGTCGTCCCCTCTGGACCCCGATTGCCTCTCCACAGACCATCAACAACAAGAACGACATGTCATTCAATTTCCTCGAATTGGGTCTGCAATAGAGGACAGTATTGTATGGGATAGTGTCTATTTTGTCAGAATTGCTCAATGTGGATATGAATATGAGCAAACGTATGCGTTTTTGCCTTTGCTTCCTGCTTGCGTTGTCCTTTTGTCACGTACAG TTTTAGTGCCGCTGGTTTCAGTTATTGGGCACAGGGCTGTGCTTGCATTGGCGGGTTATTTGGTTAATAATGTTGCATTTGTGCTCGCGGCAGTTTATTTTTACAG GGTTTCAGTTATTATTTTGAAGGACCCTGAAGCAGCATTTCAagcttcaattttgttttgcttcaaTCCAGCTTCCATATTTTATTCATCAAT ATACACTGAGAGTTTGTATGCCTTATTATCTCTGGGAGGGTTGTACCACTTAATATCTGGTGCAAGTAATGTAGCTGTTCTTTGGTTTGCTCTCTCTGGCTGTGCAAGGTCAAATGGAGTGCTTAATGCTGGCTACCTCTGTTTTCAGACCATGCATCAAGCTTATGATGCTGTATTCCTACAAAAACGTGCTCAT TTGGCAGTGAAGGTTCTCATTGTTGGAGCACTGCGTTGCATATGTATTTTCATTCCCTTTATTGCGTTTCAAGCATATGGCTACTACAATATCTGTCATGGGCATTCCTTGGATGAAACGAGGCCTTGGTGCAAAGCCAAAATACCTTTGCTGTACAGTTATATCCAAAGTCACTATTG GGGAGTAGGTTTCTTGAGATATTTTCAGTTGAAGCAGTTGCCAAACTTTCTAGTTGCATCTCCAATATTATCTCTGGCAGTTTGCTCCGTTCTCCATTACGTGAGGTCACAACCTGAGATATTTTTCTCACTGGGTTTTCGAGCTTCTAATGGAGAGAAAAGGCCTACAGCTTCACCGTTGTCTCTGGATAGAGTTCCAGAATCAAACAGCTCTCATTTGAAGGAGAAATCCTCTGCTAAAATGCAAG ATAAATACACTGTTAGGCAGAGGAAGCAGAGGATCAAAGGGGATAATTATGTACTCCTGGATGAATATGATTCATTAGAGAAGCCCAGATACTTGTCTACCTTTATTGTCCCATGCACTCTGCACCTGTTGTTCATGGCAGCCACAGCATTTTTTGTCATGCATGTACAG GTTTCCACTCGTTTCTTGTCAGCCAGTCCTCCTCTCTATTGGTTTGCATCACGCTTACTGACATCTCCTGGTACTGGTAAGAGATGGGGATACATGATCTGGACATATTCTACAGCCTACATCCTTCTTGGCAGTTTGCTCTTTTCAAACTTCTACCCTTTCACTTGA